The following coding sequences are from one Arthrobacter sp. 24S4-2 window:
- a CDS encoding alpha/beta hydrolase: protein MTFDPASFEFSQPSGATAIRASTVLPARRENVEIRTDDGHVLVGELAVPESGAITATLITLHPLPTHGGFMDSHVYRKASYRLPALAGVAVLRFNTRGTSSPRGTSEGRFEEGIGERLDVEAAVQFAADRNLPNRWLVGWSFGTELALMYGATEPVASQVEGAILLSPPLHRATDVHLSEWASAGKPLTVLVPEHDDYLQPAAAAERFSLVPQARLVGVDGAKHLWVGEKYAARVLNEIVDDVTEQGAGPDGLPQEWNGPVASAAP, encoded by the coding sequence ATGACTTTTGACCCGGCGTCGTTCGAATTCAGCCAGCCCTCCGGAGCAACAGCAATCCGGGCCTCAACTGTGCTTCCGGCCCGCCGGGAAAACGTGGAAATACGCACGGACGACGGTCATGTGCTGGTTGGTGAACTCGCAGTCCCGGAATCGGGCGCTATTACCGCAACGCTGATCACCCTGCATCCGCTGCCAACCCACGGCGGCTTCATGGACTCCCATGTGTACCGCAAGGCCTCCTACCGGCTCCCTGCACTGGCCGGCGTTGCCGTGCTCAGGTTCAACACCCGGGGGACCAGTTCGCCGCGCGGCACCAGCGAGGGCCGCTTCGAGGAGGGAATCGGGGAACGCCTTGACGTCGAAGCCGCCGTACAGTTCGCCGCGGACAGGAACCTCCCCAACCGCTGGCTGGTGGGGTGGTCGTTCGGAACGGAGCTTGCGCTCATGTACGGGGCTACGGAACCGGTGGCCTCGCAGGTGGAGGGCGCCATCCTGCTCTCCCCGCCGCTCCACCGGGCCACGGACGTGCACCTGTCCGAGTGGGCGTCTGCCGGCAAGCCCCTCACGGTGCTCGTGCCGGAGCACGATGACTACCTCCAGCCGGCCGCCGCCGCGGAACGCTTCAGCCTGGTGCCGCAGGCCCGCCTGGTGGGGGTCGACGGCGCCAAGCACCTCTGGGTGGGGGAGAAGTACGCTGCCCGCGTGCTCAATGAAATCGTCGACGACGTCACGGAACAGGGAGCGGGGCCGGACGGCCTGCCGCAGGAATGGAACGGACCGGTCGCCTCGGCGGCACCCTGA
- a CDS encoding ATP/GTP-binding protein, with translation MPRSNRPRRAASGKLGQASRKHATGPVPELDLERARSGIARRESAPDGEWMVRTMTAKRAEKSYICPGCSTAVLPGVEHLVVWSEDHLFGAAAGLSERRHWHSNCWTSRTYRYR, from the coding sequence ATGCCCCGTTCCAACCGCCCCCGCCGTGCCGCCTCCGGAAAATTGGGACAGGCCAGCCGCAAGCACGCCACGGGCCCCGTGCCGGAGCTGGACCTGGAGCGTGCCCGGTCGGGCATCGCCCGGCGGGAAAGCGCCCCCGACGGTGAATGGATGGTCCGCACAATGACGGCCAAGCGGGCCGAAAAGTCGTATATCTGCCCGGGCTGCTCCACAGCGGTCCTCCCCGGCGTGGAGCACCTGGTGGTGTGGTCGGAGGACCATCTGTTCGGCGCTGCAGCCGGCCTGTCCGAACGGCGGCACTGGCACTCCAACTGCTGGACCTCACGCACGTACCGGTATCGCTAA
- a CDS encoding cold-shock protein: MAQGTVKWFNAEKGFGFITPDDSDGDVFVHYSEIQTGGFKTLDENQRVQFEIGQGAKGPQATGVTLV, encoded by the coding sequence ATGGCACAGGGAACCGTCAAGTGGTTCAACGCTGAAAAGGGCTTCGGCTTCATCACCCCGGATGACTCCGATGGCGATGTCTTCGTTCACTACTCGGAGATCCAGACCGGTGGATTCAAGACCCTCGACGAGAACCAGCGCGTTCAGTTCGAGATCGGCCAGGGCGCCAAGGGCCCCCAGGCTACCGGCGTAACGCTGGTCTAG
- a CDS encoding ISL3 family transposase yields MPDATPGAGFACPDLTVFCRLDELGLEVTGQRFEPDRAVLACHVVEPDGSDERWCRRCGCEGSPRDTVTRRLAHEPLGWRPTTLVVTIRRYRCSGCGHVWRQDSSLAAEPRAKLSRRGLRWALEGIVRQHLTVARVAEGLGVAWNTANDAVLAEGKRVLIDDPHRLDGVQVLGVDEHVWRHTRRGDKYVTVIIDLTPIRDGTGPARLLHMVEGRSKQAFKQWLSGRPEAWRDGVEVVAMDGFTGFKTAAAEEIPAAVAVMDPFHVVRLAGDALDKCRRRVQLAIQGHRGHKDDPLYAARRTLHTGADLLTDKQKDRLTALFAAEEHVEVEATWGIYQRMIAASRHPDRTKGRELKENLIGSVSAGVPAALSEVITLGRTLKKRAVDVLACFDRPGTSNGPTEAINGRLEHLRGSALGFRNLTNYIARSLLETGCFRPLLHPEL; encoded by the coding sequence GTGCCTGACGCTACCCCTGGGGCGGGCTTTGCCTGCCCTGATCTGACCGTGTTCTGCCGACTCGACGAGCTCGGTCTCGAAGTGACCGGGCAGCGGTTCGAGCCGGACCGTGCTGTCTTGGCCTGTCACGTCGTCGAGCCCGACGGGTCGGATGAGAGGTGGTGTCGTCGCTGCGGATGCGAGGGATCGCCGCGCGACACAGTGACCCGGCGTCTGGCGCACGAGCCGCTGGGTTGGCGGCCGACCACGTTGGTGGTCACGATCCGTCGCTATCGGTGCTCCGGCTGCGGGCATGTGTGGCGCCAGGACTCCAGCCTGGCTGCTGAGCCGCGGGCGAAGCTCTCGCGGCGTGGTCTGCGGTGGGCGCTCGAAGGCATCGTGCGCCAGCACCTGACCGTCGCCCGTGTCGCTGAAGGACTCGGGGTCGCCTGGAACACCGCCAACGACGCCGTCCTGGCCGAGGGCAAGCGGGTCCTGATCGACGATCCGCACCGGCTCGACGGCGTCCAGGTTCTCGGCGTCGATGAGCACGTCTGGAGGCACACCCGGCGCGGCGACAAGTACGTCACCGTGATCATCGACCTCACACCCATCCGGGACGGCACCGGCCCAGCACGGCTGCTGCACATGGTCGAGGGACGCTCGAAGCAGGCGTTCAAGCAGTGGCTGAGCGGACGCCCCGAGGCGTGGCGCGACGGGGTCGAGGTGGTCGCGATGGACGGGTTCACCGGGTTCAAGACCGCCGCGGCCGAGGAGATCCCCGCAGCGGTCGCGGTGATGGATCCCTTCCACGTGGTCCGCCTAGCCGGTGACGCGCTCGACAAGTGCCGGCGTCGGGTCCAACTCGCGATCCAAGGCCACCGCGGTCACAAGGACGACCCGCTCTACGCCGCCAGGAGGACCCTGCACACCGGTGCCGACCTACTCACCGACAAGCAGAAGGACCGACTCACCGCCCTGTTCGCCGCCGAAGAGCATGTCGAAGTCGAGGCGACTTGGGGGATCTACCAGCGGATGATCGCCGCCTCCCGTCACCCGGATCGAACGAAGGGGCGCGAGCTGAAGGAGAACCTGATCGGGTCGGTCAGCGCAGGCGTTCCCGCGGCGCTGAGCGAGGTGATCACGCTGGGCCGAACGCTGAAGAAGCGCGCCGTCGACGTGCTCGCCTGCTTCGACCGACCCGGCACCAGCAACGGCCCAACCGAGGCGATCAACGGACGACTCGAACACCTCCGCGGCTCCGCCCTCGGGTTCCGCAACCTCACCAACTACATCGCCAGATCGCTACTCGAGACCGGCTGCTTCAGGCCGCTGCTACACCCTGAATTATGA
- a CDS encoding dihydrofolate reductase family protein, which yields MGKVVMYSSVSVDGFVADENDQPGPLFDWLSSGDVPLDESGEVKVSQTSYDYTRPYWDQIGATIVGRHVFDMTDGWDGKPPGGVYHVVVVTHRPKPEGWDPEAPFHFVDGVEAAVAKAQELAGDRIVEVAAGDVGGQVLAAGLVDEVRMDVVPVVFGSGKRYFGSVHAQHLLEDPDVVIQGNRVLHLRYRVRR from the coding sequence GTGGGCAAGGTGGTCATGTACAGCTCGGTGTCGGTGGACGGCTTCGTCGCGGACGAGAACGACCAGCCCGGACCGCTGTTCGACTGGTTGTCCAGCGGTGACGTCCCGTTGGACGAGAGCGGCGAGGTGAAGGTGTCGCAGACGTCCTACGACTACACCCGGCCGTACTGGGACCAGATCGGGGCGACAATCGTCGGCCGCCACGTCTTCGACATGACGGACGGCTGGGACGGGAAGCCTCCGGGCGGGGTCTACCACGTGGTCGTCGTGACGCACCGGCCGAAGCCCGAGGGCTGGGACCCCGAGGCGCCGTTTCACTTCGTCGACGGCGTCGAGGCAGCCGTGGCCAAGGCGCAGGAGCTCGCGGGTGACCGCATCGTCGAGGTCGCGGCTGGCGACGTCGGTGGCCAGGTGCTTGCCGCGGGCCTGGTCGACGAGGTGCGCATGGACGTCGTACCCGTCGTGTTCGGGTCCGGCAAGCGCTACTTCGGATCGGTCCACGCACAGCACCTGTTGGAGGATCCCGACGTGGTGATTCAGGGCAACCGGGTGCTTCACCTGCGCTATCGGGTGCGCCGTTGA
- a CDS encoding bifunctional lysylphosphatidylglycerol flippase/synthetase MprF: protein MLQALRRIKEHFKAVPFTLTVLALFLGTGAATDSFLSGPPEALLAVASVNGTALRDGQWWSLFTSLFFATNPTAYVTAALMILLLLGLAERRLGTLRTAVFFFAGQFVAVSLFLLVTQLARYAGDGWLGLMVDARHIGPYAAVLAASLAASGLVPTLWQRRLRTGILSASLLLVLYVGHPETVVGFCGALAGLATGWWIQGDLGRLHRHRSTGRETRNLLALIVGIFAVGPILTAAVRSPTGPLALLRDVVLNPLPTLSQLEENCGGTVDVSCLEVGRTGFAGPLGLALAIVPVLLLLICADGLRRGRRLAWRITIGLQLAVTALSAVYLTLFARIPHYPSRPRTAVMGSGFVHVLPLVAVPLLLVVLLWINRRQFRVETSVRDRRKLAGVLGGTLTALAGTYSIAWLAAGGMQRDGGLFGLAAELSRQYLPVPIPSLYLRVFQDRNSVEAFLFAYAGIAFWAIALAGVWLVLLGRHHGAGAGVVDRDVARRLVRRGGDSLSWMALWEPNKYWFTPAQDAGVAYQQHGSVALTLGSPFGDPALRDVAAAGFLQYCAEHALVPCFYSSTDGLWPMLHARAFSRVAVAQETRLAVRELEFKGKEWQNVRTALNRARKIGVTAVWGRYSEFPAALRAQLLEVSEEWAAQKSVPEMGFTLGGMDELMDDDVLCCVAVGPDGVVHGVTSWLPVFAEGQVVSWTLDFMRRREDGFPGVMEFLIASAVLELRSSVEVISLSGSPLAKDPQDAVDVRSDDADPNPDRDADRDPGGLAAILDVVGKALEPVYGFRSLATFKSRFKPEYRTLYLYYQDPLQLPAIGRALSRAYLPGLSVRQSARLLRTLVG, encoded by the coding sequence ATGCTTCAGGCCCTGCGGCGGATCAAGGAGCACTTCAAAGCGGTGCCGTTTACCCTGACGGTTCTCGCTCTGTTTCTTGGGACGGGCGCTGCCACCGACAGCTTCCTGTCAGGACCGCCGGAAGCACTCCTCGCCGTGGCGTCAGTTAACGGGACGGCACTGCGGGACGGCCAGTGGTGGTCCCTGTTCACTTCGCTCTTCTTCGCCACGAACCCGACGGCGTACGTCACCGCCGCACTCATGATCCTGCTCCTGCTGGGACTCGCCGAACGCAGGCTGGGGACGCTGCGGACTGCTGTGTTCTTCTTCGCGGGACAGTTCGTGGCTGTCTCGCTGTTTCTGTTGGTGACCCAGCTGGCCCGCTACGCCGGCGACGGCTGGCTGGGGCTCATGGTGGACGCACGCCACATAGGGCCGTATGCCGCGGTCCTTGCTGCCAGCCTGGCCGCCAGCGGACTGGTTCCCACCCTGTGGCAACGCCGCCTTCGCACCGGAATCCTGTCTGCGTCGCTTCTTCTTGTCCTCTACGTGGGGCATCCCGAGACAGTCGTCGGGTTCTGCGGCGCCCTGGCCGGGCTGGCAACCGGGTGGTGGATCCAGGGCGACCTCGGAAGGCTCCACCGGCACCGTTCAACCGGACGCGAGACACGTAACCTGCTGGCCTTGATCGTGGGGATTTTCGCCGTCGGCCCCATCCTGACCGCGGCAGTCCGCAGCCCCACGGGGCCGCTGGCGCTCCTGCGGGATGTGGTCCTGAACCCGCTGCCCACCCTCAGCCAGCTGGAGGAGAACTGCGGCGGCACGGTGGATGTGAGTTGCCTTGAGGTCGGGCGGACCGGGTTTGCCGGGCCTCTGGGCCTCGCCCTGGCCATCGTCCCGGTGCTGCTCCTGCTGATCTGTGCGGACGGCCTGCGGCGCGGGCGCCGGCTGGCCTGGCGGATCACCATCGGCCTCCAGCTGGCCGTCACTGCGCTGTCCGCCGTCTACCTCACGCTGTTTGCCCGGATTCCGCACTACCCGTCCCGGCCCCGCACGGCCGTGATGGGGTCCGGCTTTGTCCATGTGCTCCCGCTGGTGGCCGTTCCGCTGCTGCTGGTGGTGCTGCTGTGGATCAACCGCCGCCAGTTCAGGGTGGAAACCTCGGTGCGCGACAGGCGGAAGCTGGCGGGCGTGCTGGGCGGAACTTTGACTGCCTTGGCCGGGACCTATTCCATCGCGTGGCTGGCGGCCGGAGGGATGCAGCGCGACGGTGGCCTGTTTGGCCTGGCGGCAGAACTGTCGCGGCAGTATCTGCCTGTCCCCATCCCCAGTCTGTATCTCCGGGTCTTCCAAGACCGCAATTCGGTGGAAGCCTTCCTGTTCGCCTATGCAGGCATTGCTTTCTGGGCCATCGCCCTGGCCGGCGTTTGGCTTGTGCTGCTGGGCAGGCACCACGGCGCAGGTGCCGGCGTCGTGGACAGGGATGTTGCGCGGCGCCTTGTGCGCCGGGGCGGCGATTCGCTGTCCTGGATGGCGTTGTGGGAACCGAACAAATACTGGTTCACGCCTGCGCAGGATGCCGGCGTTGCCTACCAGCAGCACGGCAGCGTGGCACTGACCCTGGGCAGTCCGTTTGGCGATCCGGCACTGAGGGATGTCGCCGCCGCGGGGTTCCTGCAATACTGCGCGGAACATGCGCTGGTTCCGTGCTTCTATTCAAGTACCGACGGTCTCTGGCCAATGCTGCACGCCCGCGCATTCAGCCGGGTAGCCGTGGCGCAGGAGACCAGGCTTGCCGTCAGGGAGCTTGAATTCAAAGGCAAGGAGTGGCAAAACGTCCGGACCGCACTGAACCGGGCGCGAAAGATCGGCGTCACGGCGGTCTGGGGACGGTACAGCGAATTTCCTGCCGCGCTGCGGGCACAGCTCCTGGAGGTATCCGAAGAATGGGCGGCCCAGAAATCCGTCCCGGAAATGGGCTTTACGCTCGGCGGCATGGACGAACTCATGGATGACGATGTGCTGTGCTGTGTGGCTGTTGGCCCGGACGGCGTCGTGCATGGCGTGACCAGCTGGCTCCCCGTTTTTGCGGAGGGACAGGTTGTGAGCTGGACGCTCGACTTCATGCGGCGGCGCGAGGACGGCTTCCCCGGTGTGATGGAGTTCCTCATTGCCTCCGCGGTCCTGGAGCTGCGGAGTTCGGTTGAAGTGATCTCCCTGTCCGGATCGCCACTGGCAAAGGATCCCCAGGACGCTGTGGACGTCCGGTCCGACGACGCTGACCCGAACCCGGACCGGGACGCTGACCGGGACCCCGGGGGACTGGCGGCGATCCTGGACGTGGTGGGGAAAGCCCTGGAACCGGTATACGGATTCCGCTCGCTGGCAACCTTCAAATCACGGTTCAAGCCCGAATACCGGACTCTCTACCTGTATTACCAGGATCCCCTCCAGCTGCCTGCCATCGGCAGGGCATTGAGCCGCGCCTACCTCCCCGGTCTCTCCGTGCGCCAGAGCGCCCGGCTGCTCAGGACGCTGGTGGGCTAA
- a CDS encoding alpha/beta hydrolase family protein, with product MDFIADVHLTDGPVLWVAWTAGVLGTGWLLWARGRRWMLSVGAALVLAAGVVLAVHWLLMYVFLTLPEELPREVLAWFVAVVFALFLWVLRLWKLRRRRSAAAGKPAWRAGSAATAAMLGVFLLGAVQINAYFGLNHTVSDFLGTAAARIEPLDPGLKRQPGAPQPTALAAWHAPDGMPDSGILQKAAIPGSSSGLTTRDAYIYLPPAYQATPRPALPVLVLFSGQPGGPSDWLTGGALRSRMDRFATEHHGVAPVVVVVDPNGTAAANTLCMDSRIAKADTFLSHDVPQWIEQNLDVDPDHRQWAAGGFSFGATCAMQMGTRHPDIYAAVLAFSSEREPALAKERQKTIDAAFGGDVSAFDAQTPLNIMHERRFDGNAIYFGAGSRDPEFLGYMDELSRAARSAGFAVEARAVPNAGHSWETASRGLPPALDFMAQRWRISQ from the coding sequence GTGGATTTCATAGCTGACGTCCACCTGACCGACGGACCTGTGCTCTGGGTTGCCTGGACAGCCGGAGTCCTGGGCACCGGTTGGCTGCTGTGGGCCCGCGGACGCCGCTGGATGCTCAGCGTGGGCGCAGCCCTGGTGCTCGCCGCCGGTGTTGTGCTGGCAGTGCACTGGCTGCTGATGTATGTCTTCCTGACCCTGCCCGAGGAACTCCCTCGCGAAGTGCTCGCGTGGTTTGTGGCAGTGGTCTTCGCGCTCTTCCTGTGGGTGCTGCGGCTGTGGAAACTTCGACGGCGACGGTCTGCCGCGGCGGGCAAACCCGCCTGGCGCGCGGGCTCAGCGGCCACCGCTGCAATGCTCGGCGTGTTCCTGCTCGGCGCCGTCCAGATCAATGCCTACTTCGGCCTGAACCACACGGTCAGCGACTTCCTCGGCACCGCGGCGGCCCGCATCGAGCCGCTTGACCCCGGACTGAAGCGGCAGCCGGGGGCACCCCAACCCACGGCCCTGGCCGCGTGGCATGCACCCGACGGAATGCCGGACAGCGGGATCCTGCAGAAGGCTGCGATTCCCGGGTCCTCGTCCGGCCTCACCACACGGGATGCCTACATCTACCTGCCTCCGGCCTACCAGGCGACGCCCCGTCCCGCGCTCCCTGTCCTGGTGCTCTTTTCGGGGCAGCCCGGTGGCCCGTCGGACTGGCTCACCGGGGGCGCCTTGCGGAGCCGGATGGACCGCTTCGCCACCGAACACCACGGGGTGGCGCCGGTGGTAGTTGTGGTGGACCCCAACGGAACGGCTGCGGCCAACACCCTGTGCATGGACAGCCGCATCGCCAAGGCCGACACGTTCCTTTCCCACGACGTGCCCCAGTGGATTGAGCAGAACCTCGACGTCGACCCCGACCACCGGCAGTGGGCAGCCGGCGGATTCTCCTTCGGCGCCACCTGTGCAATGCAGATGGGAACGCGCCACCCGGACATCTACGCCGCGGTCCTTGCGTTCTCCAGTGAGCGGGAACCCGCGCTGGCCAAGGAACGACAGAAAACCATAGACGCCGCATTTGGCGGGGATGTGTCAGCCTTCGATGCGCAGACGCCGTTGAACATCATGCACGAACGCCGGTTCGACGGGAATGCAATCTATTTCGGGGCGGGTTCCCGGGACCCGGAATTCCTGGGCTACATGGACGAACTGTCCCGGGCCGCGCGTTCAGCGGGATTCGCTGTGGAGGCCCGGGCCGTGCCCAACGCCGGTCATTCCTGGGAAACCGCGTCAAGGGGACTTCCCCCTGCCTTGGACTTCATGGCACAACGCTGGAGAATCAGTCAGTGA
- a CDS encoding DUF2550 domain-containing protein produces the protein MNDPGFPFIALATVFALLIFALCLSGVRRFNLRRALGTVDASICTAGKSWQMGVCRYQDNDLEWFKLLSLSVRPKYTFRRSSLELIGRRQPTESELVKVQPDSVIVELHYEGQEVLLAMKFDAYTGLSSWLEAGPVIGVGTWR, from the coding sequence ATGAACGATCCTGGTTTTCCGTTCATCGCGTTGGCAACTGTCTTTGCGTTGCTGATTTTTGCACTGTGCCTGTCCGGGGTGCGCCGCTTCAACCTGCGGCGTGCCCTGGGCACAGTGGACGCCTCCATTTGCACGGCTGGAAAAAGCTGGCAGATGGGGGTTTGTCGTTATCAGGACAACGACCTGGAGTGGTTCAAGCTGCTCTCGCTCAGTGTGCGCCCCAAATACACGTTCCGGCGCAGCTCGCTGGAACTCATAGGCCGCCGCCAACCCACCGAGTCCGAACTCGTCAAAGTGCAGCCCGACTCCGTGATCGTGGAACTCCACTACGAAGGCCAGGAAGTCCTGCTTGCCATGAAGTTCGACGCCTACACCGGCCTGTCGTCATGGCTGGAGGCCGGCCCGGTCATCGGTGTTGGCACCTGGCGCTAA
- a CDS encoding F0F1 ATP synthase subunit epsilon codes for MAELEVEIVAADHFVWSGAAKMVKARTSDGEIGILPGHSPLLAILAEGELAIEPVTGDRIAVVVDGGFFSVDNNRVVIVADNAQMGDAATAGIR; via the coding sequence ATGGCTGAGCTTGAGGTTGAGATTGTCGCAGCGGACCACTTCGTGTGGTCCGGAGCGGCCAAGATGGTCAAGGCCCGCACCAGCGATGGTGAAATCGGAATCCTGCCCGGCCACTCGCCCCTGCTGGCGATTCTGGCCGAAGGTGAGCTGGCGATTGAGCCTGTTACCGGTGACCGCATTGCTGTAGTTGTTGACGGTGGATTCTTCTCCGTGGACAACAACAGGGTCGTCATTGTTGCTGACAACGCCCAAATGGGTGACGCGGCTACTGCGGGGATCCGCTAG
- the atpD gene encoding F0F1 ATP synthase subunit beta: MTATATEHVAATSGATGRIARVIGPVVDVEFPADAIPSIYNALTTEITLNGETKTITFEVALHLGDNLIRAISLQATDGLVRGTNVVDTGSPITVPVGDGVKGHIFNVLGKPLDVDESEIQASDHWAIHRKAPAFATLEGSTEMLETGIKVIDLLTPYIKGGKIGLFGGAGVGKTVLIQEMITRVARNFGGTSVFAGVGERTREGNDLWVEMEEAGVLKDTALVFGQMDEPPGTRLRVALSALTMAEYFRDVQNQDVLLFIDNIFRFTQAGSEVSTLLGRMPSAVGYQPNLADEMGLLQERITSTKGHSITSMQAIYVPADDYTDPAPATTFAHLDATTELSREIASRGLYPAVDPLTSTSRILDPQYIGKDHYNTAVRVKQILQKNKELQDIIAILGVDELSEEDKIVVSRARRIQQFLSQNTYTAKQFTGVEGSTVSIKDTVEGFTAICDGELDHVAEQAFFNIGGLDDVERQWAKIQEQTK, translated from the coding sequence ATGACTGCCACAGCTACCGAACACGTAGCCGCAACGTCCGGTGCCACCGGCCGTATTGCCCGTGTTATTGGCCCGGTTGTCGACGTCGAATTCCCGGCTGACGCAATCCCCTCGATTTACAACGCACTCACCACGGAGATTACTCTCAACGGTGAGACCAAGACCATCACGTTCGAGGTTGCCCTGCACCTGGGTGACAACCTCATTCGCGCCATCTCGCTGCAGGCTACCGACGGACTCGTCCGCGGTACCAACGTGGTGGACACCGGCTCGCCCATCACCGTTCCGGTGGGCGACGGCGTCAAGGGCCACATCTTCAACGTCCTCGGCAAGCCGCTTGACGTTGACGAGTCCGAGATCCAGGCTTCGGACCACTGGGCCATCCACCGCAAGGCTCCTGCCTTCGCAACGCTCGAGGGTTCCACCGAAATGCTGGAAACCGGCATCAAGGTCATCGACCTCCTCACCCCGTACATCAAGGGTGGAAAGATCGGTCTGTTCGGCGGCGCCGGTGTCGGCAAGACCGTTCTGATCCAGGAAATGATCACCCGTGTGGCCCGCAACTTCGGCGGCACCTCGGTGTTCGCCGGCGTCGGCGAGCGTACCCGTGAAGGTAACGACCTCTGGGTTGAAATGGAAGAGGCAGGCGTCCTCAAGGACACCGCCCTTGTATTCGGCCAGATGGATGAACCGCCGGGAACGCGTCTGCGCGTGGCACTGTCCGCCCTCACCATGGCGGAGTACTTCCGCGATGTGCAGAACCAGGACGTGCTGCTCTTCATCGACAACATCTTCCGCTTCACGCAGGCAGGCTCCGAGGTTTCCACCCTTCTCGGCCGCATGCCTTCCGCCGTGGGTTACCAGCCGAACCTTGCTGACGAGATGGGCCTCCTCCAGGAGCGCATCACGTCCACCAAGGGCCACTCCATCACCTCGATGCAGGCCATCTACGTTCCCGCAGATGACTACACCGACCCGGCGCCGGCCACCACCTTCGCACACCTCGACGCGACCACGGAACTTTCCCGCGAAATCGCCTCCCGTGGTCTGTACCCGGCTGTGGACCCGCTGACGTCGACGTCCCGAATCCTGGACCCCCAGTACATCGGCAAGGACCACTACAACACGGCTGTCCGTGTGAAGCAGATCCTGCAGAAGAACAAGGAACTCCAGGACATCATCGCCATCCTCGGTGTTGACGAACTGTCGGAAGAGGACAAGATCGTCGTGTCGCGTGCACGCCGCATCCAGCAGTTCCTCTCCCAGAACACGTACACCGCCAAGCAGTTCACCGGCGTCGAGGGCTCCACGGTTTCCATCAAGGACACCGTTGAAGGCTTCACCGCGATCTGCGACGGCGAGCTTGACCACGTTGCAGAGCAGGCGTTCTTCAACATCGGCGGCCTGGATGACGTTGAGCGCCAGTGGGCCAAGATCCAGGAACAGACCAAGTAA
- a CDS encoding F0F1 ATP synthase subunit gamma → MGAQIRVYRQKISSTTSMRKIFKAMELIATSRIGKARARVAASLPYANAITRAVSAVASQSEIDHPLVTEPEQIRRAAVLVITSDRGLAGSYSASVLKQAEGLTELLREEGKEVKTYVLGRKAQAYFDFRNRPYARVWTGNTDAPEFATAQEIGAALLEDFATAFEEDGVDEIHVVYTRFKSMVTQEPTVIRLLPLEVVEEQAASESDLLPLYEFEPKAEQVLDALLPRYIESRIFAAMLQAAASELAARQRAMKSAGDNATDLIKKYTRLRNTARQAEITQELSEIVAGADALNAS, encoded by the coding sequence ATGGGAGCCCAGATTCGGGTCTACCGCCAGAAGATCAGCTCGACGACGTCGATGCGCAAGATCTTCAAGGCGATGGAACTGATCGCTACCTCGCGCATCGGCAAGGCCCGCGCACGCGTAGCGGCTTCACTGCCTTACGCAAACGCGATTACGCGTGCCGTTTCTGCTGTCGCAAGCCAGAGCGAAATCGACCACCCGCTGGTCACCGAGCCCGAGCAGATCCGCCGGGCCGCCGTCCTGGTAATCACCTCGGACCGCGGCCTTGCAGGTTCTTACTCGGCCAGCGTGCTCAAGCAGGCGGAAGGCCTAACCGAGCTGCTGCGTGAGGAAGGCAAAGAAGTCAAGACGTACGTTCTCGGCCGCAAGGCCCAGGCGTACTTCGACTTCCGCAACCGTCCTTACGCACGGGTATGGACCGGCAACACGGACGCACCGGAGTTTGCGACCGCGCAGGAAATCGGTGCTGCACTGCTGGAGGACTTCGCTACGGCCTTTGAAGAGGACGGCGTGGATGAGATCCACGTTGTCTACACCCGCTTCAAGTCCATGGTGACGCAGGAACCGACGGTCATCCGTCTTCTTCCCCTTGAGGTTGTCGAAGAGCAGGCTGCGTCCGAATCGGACCTTCTGCCCCTCTACGAATTCGAGCCGAAAGCTGAGCAGGTTCTTGACGCCCTGCTGCCGCGCTACATCGAATCACGTATTTTCGCCGCCATGTTGCAGGCAGCAGCTTCCGAGCTCGCAGCCCGTCAGCGTGCGATGAAGTCCGCCGGCGACAACGCCACGGACCTCATCAAGAAGTACACGCGTCTGCGCAACACTGCCCGCCAGGCTGAAATTACGCAGGAGCTTTCCGAAATCGTGGCCGGTGCCGACGCTTTGAACGCGTCCTAG